Proteins from a single region of Dictyostelium discoideum AX4 chromosome 5 chromosome, whole genome shotgun sequence:
- a CDS encoding bolA family protein, with product MIRNLINGQLFKTSIETVKVRYFVVNNNNNNNNNNGGGEPIKNTIIEKLSNQFKPIHLDVVNESYMHSVPRGSETHFKVIIVSDIFNGKSVVAQHRLINDTLKNEMKNGVHALSIHCSTPDKWDESTISPSPGCMGGSKKEKQQKQQKDEK from the coding sequence ATGATTaggaatttaataaatggtcaattatttaaaacatcgATAGAAACTGTTAAAGTTAGATATTTTgtagttaataataataataataataataataataatggtggtggtgaacCAATAAAGAAtacaataattgaaaaattaagcAACCAATTTAAACCAATTCATTTAGATGTTGTGAATGAAAGTTATATGCATTCAGTACCTCGTGGATCTGAAACTCATTTCAAAGTTATAATAGTATCTGATATATTCAATGGTAAATCAGTTGTAGCTCAACAtagattaattaatgataccctcaaaaatgaaatgaaaaatggTGTTCATGCACTATCAATTCATTGTTCAACACCTGATAAATGGGATGAATCCACCATTTCACCTTCACCAGGTTGCATGGGTGGaagtaaaaaagaaaaacaacaaaaacaacaaaaagatgaaaaataa